A genome region from Diorhabda carinulata isolate Delta chromosome 2, icDioCari1.1, whole genome shotgun sequence includes the following:
- the LOC130904108 gene encoding uncharacterized protein LOC130904108 isoform X1, translating to MEKLHCCMWLFIFSSFAYSKIIINELSVPKSIPLNGTIEVIDLDCKFQTINESGIEVKWFFNGDYDQIYQWVPGYNDSRTAMGILKDRLDPKYKVTNNSDTEYRGFRITDIVRELTGNYTCKISGETDEASKTKQMVIYSPAKSGINFELNNNEFIICSGNGLYPEPEVDFYILQGNGTKIDINEDQNIEVDEDGYYNINATHDITEYNHSSTGSITFICNISIPGTDYFLFKEIVNIGNDHDQTLTNVTIEEDLNITLTRNDTSAEIISDTHRDNSGIPQLSTSLLAIFISILVLLY from the exons CAAAATCCATACCTTTAAACGGTACTATAGAAGTTATAGATCTGGACtgtaaatttcaaacaataaatgaatcaGGAATAGAAGTTAAATGGTTTTTTAATGGCGATTACGATCAAATTTATCAGTGGGTACCTGGTTACAATGACAGTCGTACCGCTATGGGTATTTTAAAGGACCGATTAGATCCGAAATATAAAGTAACGAATAACAGCGACACCGAGTACCGGGGGTTCAGAATAACGGATATTGTAAGAGAACTAACTGGGAATTACACGTGTAAAATTAGTGGAGAAACAGATGAGGCTTCGAAAACTAAGCAGATGGTTATTTATT CACCAGCTAAATctggaattaattttgaattgaataataatgaatttataatatgTTCTGGGAATGGACTATACCCGGAACCGGAAGTTGATTTTTACATATTACAGGG gaatggaacaaaaattgacataaacgaagatcaaaatattgaagTGGATGAAGATggttattataatataaatgcTACGCACGATATAACTGAATATAATCATTCTTCTACAGGGTCTATAACATTTATTTGCAATATCAGTATACCAGGGACGGATTACTTTTTATTCAAGGAAATCGTCAATATTGGTA atGATCATGATCAAACACTGACAAATGTCACGATTGAAGAAGATTTAAATATAACTTTGACAAGGAATGATACCTCAGCGGAAATTATCAGCGATACTCACCGag ataattcTGGAATACCCCAATTATCAACGTCGTTACTTGCAatttttataagtattttggttttattatattaa
- the LOC130904109 gene encoding putative uncharacterized protein DDB_G0271606, with the protein MKFIEVILLLTSVASIYTIPNHNPKVTEDENEENTNDKDSVRIIRHTEPTKFNFHQTKQQDYLKQRYAQQQRINLEKLTQFRKNNSNKQFLDDSYLKTLENPRNYDKKFVLNVKSRYGRDIKDVDRQDGGSELDKHVIYVDPKVVKQILKLKAKRNAVQIQSRSYEDLDSLNDLIGKNPQMQLESLQRFLQQNTFVPVIERAQPFSGKDLTSIPEKNPNIQISNQPLTPESNQVVTKETFQRIQKQLEEASKFQVQNVLERAQQAAQAHVAAQHKAIEQAQRAIFENVQKRLYDNPQALSLIQPKQTEYTTLLNTPVHHQIVYSTPLPPQVVSPTQTIQQISYKTALTTAVPSIEPENAPDHINQPPKQVLVQPQVKPQQYEDKNMEHYAPHHLHQTIAQLNAEKVILQQIHQKNKAILNRNKALVKYVDKKAQKEEEKYEKEAASTAYQHVILKQQETFKNNPVEDNEDLQYASKYAFGYRIKDKEGSDFGHEEKRSGKNAEGSYHVLLPDGRRQKVQYYADDNGYHAKVTYENIASHK; encoded by the exons GTGATTTTACTTTTAACATCCGTCGCTTCGATTTATACTATACCAAATCACAATCCTAAAGTTACAGAAGACGAAAACGAGGAAAATACAAACGACAAAGATTCCGTAAGAATAATTCGACATACCGaaccaacaaaatttaatttccatCAGACTAAACAACAAGATTATTTAAAACAGAGATACGCGCAGCAACAGAGAATCAACTTGGAAAAACTCAcgcaatttagaaaaaataattctaataaacaatttttagacGATTCCTACTTGAAAACGTTGGAGAATCCGAGAAATtacgataaaaaatttgttttaaacgTTAAATCTAGATATGGAAGGGATATTAAAGACGTCGATAGACAAGATGGCGGGTCTGAGTTAGACAAACACGTCATTTACGTAGATCCAAAAGTggttaaacaaattttaaaattaaaagctAAAAGAAATGCGGTTCAGATCCAAAGTAGATCCTACGAAGATCTAGATTCTTTAAACGATCTAATAGGAAAAAATCCACAGATGCAATTGGAAAGTTTACAAAGATTTTTACAACAAAACACATTCGTACCGGTGATTGAAAGAGCGCAGCCCTTCAGCGGTAAAGATCTCACTTCCATCCCAGAAAAAAACCCAAATATCCAAATATCTAATCAACCCCTTACTCCCGAATCAAACCAAGTGGTTACCAAAGAAACTTTCCAAAGGATACAAAAGCAACTCGAAGAAGCGTCCAAATTTCAAGTGCAAAACGTTTTAGAAAGGGCACAACAAGCTGCCCAAGCTCACGTAGCTGCCCAACATAAAGCTATAGAACAAGCTCAAAGAGCTATATTCGAAAATGTACAAAAACGTTTATACGATAACCCACAAGCTTTGAGTTTAATACAACCGAAGCAAACAGAATATACTACTCTTTTAAATACCCCCGTACATCACCAAATAGTGTATTCCACACCTCTACCACCACAAGTTGTATCACCAACGCAAACAATACAACAAATTAGTTATAAAACGGCTTTAACCACCGCGGTTCCTTCTATAGAACCAGAAAACGCACCCGATCATATTAACCAACCACCAAAACAAGTTTTAGTACAACCCCAGGTGAAACCTCAACAGTACGAAgataaaaatatggaacattACGCCCCACATCATCTCCATCAAACTATAGCTCAACTAAATGCcgaaaaagtaattttacaacaaatccatcaaaaaaataaagcgattttaaatagaaacaaagCTCTAGTTAAATACGTCGATAAGAAAgcacaaaaagaagaagaaaaatacgaaaaagaaGCCGCATCGACAGCCTACCAGCACGTGATATTAAAACAACAAGAAACATTTAAGAATAACCCCGTAGAAGATAACGAAGAC ttgcaATACGCATCCAAATACGCTTTCGGCTACAGAATCAAAGACAAAGAAGGTAGCGATTTTGGACACGAAGAAAAACGTAGCGGCAAAAATGCAGAAGGAAGTTATCACGTGCTATTACCGGATGGTCGACGACAAAAAGTCCAATACTACGCGGATGATAATGGGTATCACGCCAAAGTTACGTACGAGAATATAGCCAGtcacaaataa